In the genome of Flavobacterium panacagri, one region contains:
- the der gene encoding ribosome biogenesis GTPase Der, with product MSNNIVAIVGRPNVGKSTLFNRLIQRREAIVDSVSGVTRDRNYGKSEWNGKEFSVIDTGGYVRGSDDVFEGEIRKQVELAIDEADVIIFVVDVEEGITPMDETVAKLLRKVTKPVLLAVNKVDNAMREKDAIEFYNLGLGDYFTFASISGSGTGDLLDALIDAFPEKPEVEVKEDLPRFAVVGRPNAGKSSFINALIGKDRYIVTDIAGTTRDAIDTKFDRFGFEFNLVDTAGIRRKAKVKEDLEFYSVMRSVRAIEHADICILVIDATRGFEGQDQSIFWLAEKNRKGVVILVNKWDLVEKDTMSTRDYEEKIKKELMPFTDVPILFVSALTKQRLLKALEATVQVFENRKQRIATSKFNEYMLKVIEAYPPPATKGKYVKIKYCMQLPTQTPQFVFFANMPQYVKEPYKRYLENKIRENWDFAGVPIDIYIREK from the coding sequence ATGAGTAATAACATTGTTGCGATAGTAGGAAGACCTAATGTGGGGAAATCAACCCTTTTCAATAGGCTGATACAAAGAAGAGAAGCTATTGTAGATTCAGTATCTGGGGTGACCCGTGATAGAAACTATGGTAAAAGCGAGTGGAACGGAAAAGAGTTTTCTGTAATTGATACCGGTGGATACGTTCGCGGATCTGATGACGTATTTGAAGGTGAAATCCGTAAACAAGTAGAGCTTGCTATCGACGAAGCCGATGTTATTATTTTTGTGGTTGATGTTGAAGAAGGAATTACGCCAATGGACGAAACCGTTGCAAAATTGCTTCGTAAAGTAACAAAACCAGTTTTATTGGCTGTAAATAAGGTGGATAACGCTATGCGTGAAAAAGATGCGATTGAGTTTTATAATCTTGGATTAGGAGATTATTTTACTTTTGCAAGTATCTCGGGAAGCGGAACAGGGGATTTATTAGATGCTTTAATCGATGCATTTCCAGAGAAACCAGAAGTTGAGGTTAAAGAAGATTTACCTCGTTTTGCAGTTGTAGGACGTCCAAACGCTGGAAAATCTAGTTTTATCAATGCTTTAATTGGTAAAGACCGTTACATTGTAACTGATATTGCAGGAACAACTCGTGATGCCATTGATACTAAATTTGACCGTTTTGGTTTCGAATTTAATTTGGTTGATACTGCGGGAATCCGTCGTAAAGCAAAAGTAAAAGAAGACTTAGAGTTTTATTCTGTAATGCGTTCTGTACGTGCAATCGAACACGCCGATATTTGTATTTTGGTTATCGATGCAACCCGCGGATTTGAAGGTCAGGATCAGAGTATTTTCTGGTTGGCAGAAAAAAATAGAAAAGGAGTAGTAATCTTGGTAAACAAATGGGATTTGGTAGAAAAAGACACCATGTCTACCCGTGATTACGAAGAAAAAATCAAAAAAGAATTAATGCCTTTTACAGATGTGCCAATTTTATTCGTTTCGGCATTAACTAAACAGCGTTTGTTAAAAGCATTAGAAGCAACAGTTCAAGTTTTTGAAAATAGAAAACAAAGAATTGCAACTTCAAAATTCAACGAATACATGTTGAAAGTAATTGAAGCATATCCACCACCAGCGACGAAAGGAAAATATGTGAAAATTAAATATTGTATGCAATTGCCAACTCAAACACCTCAGTTTGTCTTTTTTGCTAATATGCCACAATATGTTAAAGAACCTTACAAGAGATATCTAGAAAATAAGATTAGAGAAAATTGGGATTTTGCAGGAGTTCCAATTGATATTTATATTAGAGAAAAATAA
- a CDS encoding energy transducer TonB: protein MKTIIFILLSVFSIGNGQNKKTNNAVRDFSLKIPEGYTKRKWVESYPGCGTPYYTLVPNAENYDYNFYKKGNRVYYQGILTNIDGSSFKRIGPEYFKNNTHVYYYNTWKSGLQKIEGIDAASTNYSDWFIADKNYLYIKTSKVIESKDLKLISDYTIYKEGVSIINNEKNFLKEQYYLFKNIKGYWIVKSSDIVSYNFLGKTYSHKWDIVYKKEKEAEKKEIEEALYSTTDVDVLPNFPGGISGFNGFVNKNFKVEEKNLKGKIYSTFIIEKNGTLSDIKILRDLGYGTGKELIRVLKLSPKWSPGIKDGKKVRCFYSIPYTVNTSLD from the coding sequence ATGAAAACAATAATTTTTATATTATTAAGTGTTTTTTCAATAGGAAATGGTCAAAATAAAAAGACTAATAACGCAGTAAGAGATTTTTCTTTAAAAATTCCCGAAGGTTATACCAAACGTAAATGGGTGGAATCATATCCCGGTTGTGGCACTCCTTATTACACATTAGTACCAAATGCAGAGAACTACGATTATAATTTTTATAAAAAAGGAAATAGAGTTTACTACCAAGGGATATTAACAAATATTGATGGTAGTAGCTTTAAGAGAATTGGGCCTGAGTATTTTAAAAACAATACCCATGTTTATTATTATAATACATGGAAATCAGGTTTGCAGAAAATTGAAGGCATCGATGCGGCTTCAACAAATTATTCTGATTGGTTTATTGCTGACAAAAACTATTTATACATTAAAACTTCAAAAGTAATTGAGAGTAAAGATTTAAAACTAATATCCGATTATACAATTTACAAAGAAGGTGTTTCTATAATAAATAATGAGAAGAATTTCCTCAAAGAACAATATTACTTATTCAAAAATATTAAAGGATATTGGATCGTCAAATCTTCTGATATTGTATCCTACAATTTTTTAGGAAAAACTTATAGTCATAAATGGGATATCGTTTATAAAAAAGAAAAAGAAGCAGAAAAAAAAGAAATAGAAGAAGCCCTCTATAGCACTACAGATGTAGATGTTCTACCTAATTTTCCTGGCGGAATAAGTGGATTTAATGGTTTTGTAAATAAAAATTTCAAAGTGGAAGAAAAAAATCTAAAAGGAAAAATTTATTCAACCTTTATAATTGAAAAAAATGGAACTTTATCTGACATAAAAATCCTTCGAGATCTTGGCTATGGAACCGGAAAAGAACTCATTAGAGTTTTAAAACTATCTCCTAAATGGAGCCCGGGAATTAAAGATGGAAAAAAAGTAAGATGCTTTTATTCGATACCTTACACAGTAAATACATCACTTGATTGA
- a CDS encoding TonB-dependent receptor: MKASIKNIFTILSFLTFSISFAQNIEGVVTTSENIPLEAVNVVIKGTTHSAITDNSGKFVIDSEGRLPLTLLIQYVGYKTTEIELTAIPANPIQVALREENELVEVVVSSRRRIEKVQDVPIAISVITGKQAEQTGAFNVNRIKELVPSVQLYSSNPRNTGINIRSLGSPFGLTNDGIDPGVGFYVDGVYFARPAATTLDFIDVEQIEVLRGPQGSLFGKNTTSGAFNITTRKPSFTSGADFELSYGNYSFLQAKASVTGALGSKVAGRISFSGTSRDGLVDNVATGRPTNTLSNQGIRGQLLWTPTVNTNVIFAADITTQRPDGYAQVIAGVAPTQRAAYRQFDAIIADLNYQLPSLNAFDRKIDHDTPWRSNQDMGGFSLNVDTKIGGGTLTSTTAWRFWNWDPSNDRDFTGLQVLAKSQNPTRQTQITQEVRYAGQITSKISGVAGVFFIDQTSQTDGTEESGNAQWRFAQSSTSALWKTPGLFEGYGIKTDANIRASSAAVFGQIDWAITDRLHVLPGLRYNFDKKDAHYARTTYGGLQTTDPALLALKKQVYSDQAFDSAIDNTDFSGNITVTFKASDKINAYGTFAKSYKPVGVNVAGLPTNSAGQPLLELAVIKPEKVYHYEVGVKTSPFKNSIFNLALFQTDINDFQTNVQAAELGVNRGYLANADKVRVQGVEVDASFVFSEHLTINGAATYTDGKYVKFTNAPLPLEETGAPVSFKDVSGSALPGASRWAGSLGGELSDRAKFFGNAGKIFLAVDSYARSEFSSSPSASKYLVVQGYAIFNARLGFRASQGLSVHFWGRNLLNKDYYEQLLPAGGNAGQYAGVLGDQRTYGITLKYSL; the protein is encoded by the coding sequence ATGAAAGCATCTATAAAAAATATCTTTACAATATTATCTTTTTTAACCTTCTCTATCTCATTTGCACAAAATATTGAAGGTGTAGTTACAACAAGTGAAAACATTCCTTTAGAAGCAGTAAACGTGGTAATTAAAGGAACTACTCATAGCGCTATCACAGACAACAGCGGTAAATTCGTCATCGATTCTGAAGGAAGACTGCCATTGACTCTTTTAATTCAATATGTTGGATACAAAACAACAGAAATCGAATTAACTGCTATTCCAGCAAATCCAATTCAAGTTGCACTTAGAGAAGAAAACGAACTTGTCGAAGTTGTAGTTTCTTCTAGAAGAAGAATCGAAAAAGTTCAAGATGTGCCAATTGCCATTTCTGTAATCACAGGAAAACAAGCAGAACAAACTGGAGCTTTTAACGTGAATCGTATTAAAGAATTAGTACCATCTGTTCAGCTTTATTCTTCGAACCCAAGAAATACTGGAATCAACATTAGAAGTTTAGGTTCTCCTTTCGGATTAACCAATGACGGTATCGATCCGGGAGTTGGATTCTACGTTGACGGAGTATATTTTGCTCGTCCAGCTGCTACAACACTTGATTTTATCGATGTAGAACAAATTGAGGTTTTACGTGGCCCACAAGGTTCTTTGTTTGGAAAAAACACAACCTCTGGAGCCTTTAACATTACAACTCGTAAACCAAGTTTTACTTCTGGTGCTGATTTTGAACTTAGCTATGGAAATTATTCTTTCTTACAGGCTAAAGCATCTGTTACTGGAGCCTTAGGAAGTAAAGTAGCTGGTAGAATATCTTTCTCGGGTACTTCTCGCGACGGTTTAGTGGACAACGTTGCAACTGGAAGACCAACAAATACTTTGAGCAACCAAGGAATTAGAGGACAATTGCTTTGGACACCAACTGTAAATACAAATGTTATTTTTGCTGCTGACATCACAACACAGCGCCCTGACGGATATGCACAAGTTATTGCAGGCGTTGCACCAACGCAAAGAGCAGCTTACAGACAGTTTGATGCTATTATTGCCGATTTAAATTATCAGCTACCAAGCTTAAATGCTTTTGATCGTAAAATTGATCACGATACTCCATGGAGATCAAATCAAGATATGGGAGGTTTCTCTTTGAATGTTGATACTAAAATTGGAGGTGGAACTCTTACTTCTACAACGGCATGGCGTTTCTGGAATTGGGATCCGTCGAATGATAGAGATTTTACAGGATTACAAGTATTAGCTAAATCTCAAAACCCAACAAGACAAACACAGATTACACAAGAAGTTCGTTACGCTGGACAAATTACTTCAAAAATAAGTGGTGTTGCTGGAGTATTCTTTATTGATCAGACATCGCAGACTGATGGAACGGAAGAATCTGGAAATGCACAATGGAGATTTGCACAAAGTTCAACTAGTGCTCTATGGAAAACTCCAGGTCTTTTTGAAGGATATGGAATTAAAACGGATGCCAACATTCGAGCTTCAAGTGCTGCAGTATTTGGTCAGATTGACTGGGCTATTACAGATCGTCTGCATGTTTTACCAGGTTTACGTTATAATTTTGATAAAAAAGATGCGCATTATGCTCGTACAACATACGGAGGTTTACAAACAACAGACCCAGCATTATTAGCTTTGAAAAAACAAGTATATTCAGATCAGGCATTTGATTCAGCGATTGATAACACAGACTTTTCAGGGAACATTACAGTTACTTTTAAAGCTTCAGATAAAATCAATGCTTATGGAACTTTCGCAAAAAGCTACAAACCAGTCGGTGTAAACGTTGCTGGACTTCCAACAAACTCAGCTGGACAACCGCTGCTTGAACTGGCTGTTATTAAACCAGAAAAAGTATATCATTATGAGGTTGGAGTAAAAACTTCTCCTTTCAAAAATTCAATTTTCAACTTAGCCTTGTTTCAAACGGATATAAATGATTTCCAAACTAATGTTCAGGCTGCTGAATTGGGTGTAAACCGTGGTTATCTTGCTAATGCTGATAAAGTACGCGTGCAAGGTGTAGAAGTAGATGCCAGTTTTGTATTTAGCGAGCACTTAACTATTAATGGAGCTGCAACTTATACAGATGGTAAATATGTAAAATTTACAAATGCACCGCTTCCATTAGAAGAAACTGGAGCTCCAGTATCCTTTAAAGATGTTTCTGGATCTGCACTTCCTGGCGCTTCAAGATGGGCAGGATCTTTAGGAGGAGAACTTTCTGATCGTGCTAAATTCTTTGGAAATGCAGGAAAAATTTTCTTGGCTGTTGATTCTTATGCTCGCTCTGAGTTTTCCTCAAGCCCTTCTGCATCTAAATATTTGGTTGTTCAAGGTTATGCTATTTTTAATGCTCGTTTAGGTTTCCGTGCTTCACAAGGTTTATCTGTTCACTTCTGGGGACGTAACCTTTTAAATAAAGATTACTATGAGCAGTTATTGCCAGCAGGTGGAAATGCAGGACAATATGCAGGAGTTTTAGGTGATCAAAGAACCTATGGAATTACTTTGAAATATTCGCTATAA
- a CDS encoding DUF2490 domain-containing protein: MKIFKLILILILAGSILSAQNIKKTDQQTLTWIRYYNIFPLSEKWAIHSEFDNRSFVNPIHENLFVIRSQARYRATKLMDFGGGFAYFNVNTQNPNIDPDYSVPEYRAQQDLTLINDIARITFHNRFQLEERFIQKADKNGLLNEFSFAYRFRYRLQSTFTLWEKDQNSLKGTLSDEVLFNYGKDNKRNTFDQNRIYAALRYHFTPHLGLELGYLKNFQRRASGVDFYDRDIIRFTVYHRINRKF; this comes from the coding sequence ATGAAGATTTTCAAATTAATACTTATTTTAATCTTAGCTGGTTCGATTTTATCAGCACAAAATATAAAGAAAACCGATCAGCAGACTCTGACTTGGATTCGTTATTACAATATCTTTCCTTTAAGTGAAAAATGGGCCATTCATTCTGAATTTGACAATCGAAGTTTTGTTAATCCTATTCACGAAAATCTTTTTGTAATCCGTTCTCAGGCTCGTTACAGAGCAACTAAATTAATGGATTTTGGTGGTGGATTTGCTTATTTTAATGTCAATACACAAAATCCAAATATTGATCCAGATTATTCCGTTCCTGAATATCGAGCGCAGCAAGATTTGACTCTCATAAATGATATTGCTAGAATTACCTTTCATAATCGTTTTCAATTAGAAGAACGTTTTATACAAAAAGCAGATAAAAACGGGCTTCTAAACGAGTTCTCCTTTGCATACCGATTTAGATATCGACTGCAATCTACTTTTACCCTTTGGGAAAAAGATCAGAACAGCTTAAAAGGTACCCTATCTGACGAAGTCTTATTCAATTACGGAAAAGACAACAAAAGAAATACTTTTGATCAAAATCGTATTTATGCTGCATTGCGGTATCACTTCACTCCACATCTTGGTTTAGAATTGGGATACCTCAAAAACTTCCAAAGACGTGCCAGCGGTGTAGATTTTTATGATCGAGATATTATCAGATTTACCGTTTACCATAGAATTAATAGAAAATTTTAG
- the era gene encoding GTPase Era, with protein sequence MSHKAGFVNIIGNPNVGKSTLMNAFVGERLSIITSKAQTTRHRILGIVNGEDFQLVLSDTPGIIKPAYEMQESMMNFVKSAFEDADILIYMVEIGEQDLKDEDFFKKIIHAKIPVLLLLNKIDNSNQEQLEQQVSFWKEKVPNAEIFPISALQNFNVPEVFGRIVELLPESPAYYPKDQLTDKPERFFVNETIREKILLNYAKEIPYAVEIVTEEFFEDEKIIRIRSVIMVERDTQKGIIIGHKGAALKKVGTDARADLEKFFGKQIHIELYVKVNKNWRSNANMLKRFGYNQ encoded by the coding sequence ATGTCACATAAAGCAGGTTTTGTAAACATTATCGGAAATCCAAATGTTGGAAAATCAACATTGATGAACGCTTTCGTTGGAGAACGATTATCAATTATTACATCAAAAGCACAAACAACACGTCATAGAATTCTTGGAATCGTAAACGGAGAAGATTTCCAATTGGTATTGTCTGATACTCCGGGAATCATCAAGCCGGCGTATGAAATGCAGGAATCGATGATGAACTTTGTAAAATCAGCTTTTGAAGATGCTGATATTTTAATTTACATGGTCGAAATAGGCGAGCAGGATTTAAAAGATGAAGATTTCTTCAAGAAAATTATTCACGCTAAAATCCCTGTTTTATTGCTGTTAAATAAAATCGATAATTCGAATCAGGAACAATTAGAGCAGCAGGTTTCTTTCTGGAAAGAAAAAGTACCAAATGCAGAAATTTTCCCAATTTCAGCTTTACAGAACTTTAACGTTCCAGAAGTCTTCGGGAGAATTGTAGAATTATTGCCAGAATCTCCGGCATATTATCCAAAAGATCAATTAACAGACAAACCAGAACGTTTCTTTGTGAATGAAACCATCCGTGAGAAAATCTTATTGAATTACGCTAAAGAAATTCCGTATGCAGTTGAAATCGTAACAGAAGAATTTTTTGAAGACGAAAAAATTATCAGAATTCGTTCTGTAATTATGGTGGAGCGCGATACACAGAAAGGAATTATTATCGGACATAAAGGTGCCGCTTTAAAGAAAGTAGGAACAGATGCCCGTGCCGATTTAGAGAAATTCTTCGGAAAACAAATTCATATCGAACTGTATGTAAAAGTGAACAAAAACTGGAGAAGCAATGCCAACATGCTGAAACGTTTCGGGTATAATCAGTAA
- a CDS encoding CHAP domain-containing protein, giving the protein MKGKKTALIIISVLVLGYTGIKVVKKINLNSHYKIGQALDSLNGVKVYYNGGVDHIAGRNVTKDNYNLGLKYQCVEFVKRYYYEHYKHKMPDAYGHAKDFFDPRVKDGELNSKRDLTQYTNPSKEKPEVGDLMIFSGSILNRFGHVAIISKVSENEIEIIQQNPGPFNDSREKFELEKEKGYYKIKNERLLGWLRKKK; this is encoded by the coding sequence ATGAAAGGTAAAAAGACTGCTCTCATCATAATTTCGGTTTTAGTTTTGGGCTATACAGGAATAAAAGTTGTAAAGAAAATAAACTTAAACTCTCATTATAAAATAGGTCAGGCGCTGGATAGCTTAAATGGAGTAAAAGTTTATTATAACGGAGGAGTAGATCATATCGCAGGAAGAAACGTTACAAAAGATAATTACAATTTAGGACTTAAATATCAGTGCGTTGAATTTGTAAAACGTTATTATTACGAACATTACAAACATAAAATGCCTGATGCTTACGGACATGCAAAGGATTTTTTTGATCCAAGAGTAAAAGATGGGGAATTGAACTCAAAAAGAGATTTAACTCAATATACAAATCCAAGTAAAGAGAAACCTGAAGTTGGGGATTTGATGATTTTTTCAGGATCAATATTAAATAGATTTGGACATGTTGCGATAATATCCAAAGTTTCTGAAAATGAAATCGAAATTATTCAGCAAAATCCAGGGCCATTTAATGATTCCAGAGAGAAATTTGAATTAGAAAAGGAAAAAGGCTATTATAAAATCAAAAATGAAAGGCTTTTGGGTTGGCTAAGAAAAAAGAAATAA
- a CDS encoding outer membrane beta-barrel protein: MTRIYSFLLFLAFVYSANAQNNIVVKGTVIDINTQLPLELATVYFTTVKDSTIIEYATTDKNGNFLINTKKFDKPVFLKVNYTGYQAYFEEQKGLTESKDFGKLYMIENANVLNEVIVKSEAPPITIKKDTLEFNAPSYKVRPDANVETLLKQLPGFDVDNSGKITVNGREVNQVLVNGKAFFDKDGAIAIKNLPADIIKKVQVSDFKTKKEELAKQESTSDYSSINITIDEKKNKGYFGKVLGGYGSDEHYESSLMMNFFKNKQKISVLASSNNINSTGFSMDEVFDNMGGGRNAKGGQGASSGGRGITQSTLAGINYSDDWTRDLEFMSSYNFTNAVTKNDSKSNQVSFLPTGNIVTEADSKTKNENTGNNANFQLEYKIDPTMRLVVAPNLNQSNSSNTNSSFSSSVDENGDALNESTSSSHTTGSNTNFANSINFNKVFEKKSRNLSIVFNNNNSKNSSNGINISETIFHQDGKPNDERNQNAKNTSKSDTYAIDLEYTEPITDSLRVRFGTDFNWQNSINDQKTFNFDEDTDQYSDLNLSLTNYTTSKQNSISPKVGITLQKSKFTLNLNSRTSIVEFDNHSFYLNQATDLNKRYMLPYGNAQLRYKFNRSKNLTFKYDYSNALPSATQLMPVANLNNPLNSVIGNPDLNPIEKNSAGIDFKNFDFRTRSGYSVYIRGDYYNNDVVSTSIYDDSGKRNTTYVNISGTYSTSIGGNWNQQIKKDAHTLRYGLRLSGNYNFDKGFTNAELYSAKSIVVTPSVYASYDYGEVLSIAPSYSLSYNETRYENFSRDATSNVIHRINLQTTSYWPANLIFGNDFGYTYNSNISGDFKKDFFLWNTSLSYGFLDKKLYAKVKVYDVLNQNQSATRTISATSIRDEENTVLKRYVMFSLAYKIGNFAESKKGGRGRQRGGF, translated from the coding sequence ATGACCAGAATTTATTCGTTTCTATTGTTTTTAGCTTTTGTTTATTCGGCAAATGCCCAAAATAATATTGTTGTTAAAGGAACTGTAATTGATATTAATACACAGCTTCCGCTTGAACTTGCCACTGTCTATTTTACCACTGTAAAAGATTCTACTATCATTGAATATGCTACGACGGATAAAAATGGAAATTTCCTCATTAATACCAAAAAATTTGATAAACCTGTTTTTTTAAAAGTAAATTATACGGGATACCAAGCTTACTTTGAAGAGCAAAAAGGTCTTACTGAAAGTAAAGACTTTGGAAAATTATATATGATTGAAAATGCCAATGTTTTAAACGAGGTTATAGTAAAATCTGAAGCTCCGCCTATTACCATTAAAAAAGATACTTTAGAATTTAATGCACCATCATATAAGGTTCGTCCAGATGCAAATGTTGAAACTTTATTGAAGCAATTACCCGGATTTGATGTTGATAATTCTGGAAAAATTACGGTGAATGGACGTGAAGTCAATCAGGTTTTAGTGAATGGAAAAGCATTTTTTGATAAAGATGGTGCTATAGCCATTAAAAACCTTCCAGCAGATATTATTAAAAAAGTTCAGGTTTCTGACTTTAAAACAAAAAAGGAAGAGCTTGCTAAGCAGGAATCGACTTCAGATTATTCGAGTATTAATATCACTATTGACGAAAAGAAAAATAAAGGTTATTTCGGAAAAGTTCTCGGCGGATATGGCTCGGACGAACATTATGAAAGCAGTTTGATGATGAACTTTTTCAAAAACAAACAAAAAATCAGTGTTTTAGCTTCTTCCAATAATATTAATTCAACTGGCTTTTCGATGGATGAGGTTTTTGATAATATGGGAGGCGGAAGAAATGCAAAAGGAGGTCAGGGCGCGAGCAGTGGCGGAAGAGGAATTACACAATCGACTTTGGCCGGTATTAATTATTCTGACGATTGGACGAGAGATTTGGAGTTTATGAGCAGCTATAATTTTACGAATGCGGTAACTAAAAATGATAGTAAATCGAATCAGGTTAGTTTTTTGCCAACAGGAAATATTGTAACAGAGGCTGATTCTAAAACCAAAAATGAAAATACGGGGAATAATGCCAATTTTCAATTAGAATATAAAATCGACCCGACGATGCGTCTTGTTGTGGCTCCAAATTTAAATCAATCCAATTCTTCTAATACAAATTCTTCTTTTAGTTCTTCAGTAGATGAAAATGGTGATGCACTAAACGAAAGTACATCAAGCTCTCATACTACAGGATCTAATACGAATTTTGCGAACAGCATAAATTTCAATAAAGTATTTGAAAAAAAGTCACGAAATCTGAGTATTGTTTTTAATAACAATAATTCAAAAAATAGCTCGAACGGAATTAATATTTCTGAAACTATTTTCCACCAAGACGGAAAACCGAATGATGAAAGAAATCAGAATGCAAAAAACACTTCAAAAAGTGATACTTATGCTATTGATTTAGAATATACAGAACCAATTACAGATTCACTTCGTGTACGTTTTGGAACTGATTTTAACTGGCAAAATTCTATAAATGATCAGAAAACATTCAATTTTGATGAAGATACTGATCAATATTCTGATTTGAATTTATCATTGACAAATTATACAACTTCAAAGCAGAATTCGATTTCTCCAAAAGTTGGGATTACTTTACAGAAAAGTAAATTTACACTGAATTTAAACTCAAGAACTTCAATTGTGGAGTTTGATAATCATTCTTTTTATTTGAATCAAGCAACTGATTTGAATAAAAGATATATGCTTCCTTATGGAAATGCGCAACTTCGATACAAATTTAATAGATCTAAGAATTTAACTTTTAAATACGATTATTCGAATGCGCTTCCGTCAGCAACGCAATTAATGCCGGTGGCGAATTTAAATAATCCATTAAATAGTGTAATCGGTAATCCAGATTTAAATCCAATTGAGAAAAATAGTGCCGGAATCGATTTCAAGAACTTTGATTTTAGGACTCGTTCTGGATACAGTGTTTATATTAGAGGGGATTATTATAATAATGACGTAGTTTCAACTTCAATTTATGATGATAGCGGAAAAAGAAATACGACTTATGTAAATATTTCAGGAACTTATTCGACATCTATTGGTGGAAACTGGAATCAGCAGATTAAAAAAGATGCGCATACTTTACGTTACGGCTTGCGTTTAAGCGGAAACTATAATTTTGATAAAGGATTTACAAATGCAGAATTGTATAGTGCCAAATCAATTGTAGTAACACCAAGTGTTTATGCTTCTTACGATTATGGGGAAGTACTTTCTATCGCACCATCTTATAGTTTATCATACAACGAAACACGATATGAGAATTTTTCTAGAGATGCAACTTCAAATGTAATTCACAGAATAAATCTACAAACAACTTCATATTGGCCTGCGAATTTGATTTTTGGAAATGATTTTGGATATACCTATAATTCAAATATTTCAGGTGATTTTAAGAAAGATTTCTTTCTTTGGAATACTAGTTTGTCTTATGGTTTCTTAGATAAAAAATTATATGCAAAAGTGAAAGTATACGATGTTTTAAATCAGAACCAAAGCGCAACAAGAACGATTTCTGCAACTTCGATTCGTGATGAAGAAAATACCGTTTTAAAACGCTATGTAATGTTTTCTCTAGCATACAAAATTGGAAACTTCGCTGAAAGTAAAAAAGGAGGAAGAGGAAGACAGAGAGGAGGATTCTAG